A single region of the Anopheles funestus chromosome X, idAnoFuneDA-416_04, whole genome shotgun sequence genome encodes:
- the LOC125766133 gene encoding retinol dehydrogenase 13, producing MDEIKKALSEADPFASWWPFIIAGIVFVIGTIRTYMGGQPCPNGNTIPDRVIVITGASGGIGREVCRELARRKAGCLVLACRSTEQGDELRELLHREAPTCKCEVLVLDLRSFDSVRRFVRQVQENHPTVDGLVNCAGVIFQPGGRTVDGYEQHLQCNFLSHFLLTQLLRPQLVRSQHGGRVVNVSAHGYTAAKIVDRADPLNVRQLDISGRDAFAHSKLAIVLASRVLARKLRAESHQTTVNCCSPGLVRGTGHLRHSPIMKALFAKVLTFPWMWLFMKSPAQGAHTIVRLVSDPELASCNGDFFNDCERVEVSELAKDDELAERLYQAALSAVGLSEPMEMEHTKGKKE from the exons atggatgaaataaaaaaggcacTATCCGAGGCAGATCCCTTTGCCAGTTGGTGGCCATTTATTATAGCCGGAATAGTGTTCGTGATCGGCACTATCAG GACGTACATGGGTGGACAGCCCTGCCCGAATGGGAACACCATCCCAGATCGTGTCATCGTGATAACGGGCGCTTCAGGTGGCATTGGACGTGAAGTATGCCGTGAGCTGGCCCGACGAAAAGCGGGATGTTTGGTATTGGCGTGCCGCAGCACAGAGCAGGGTGATGAGTTGCGCGAGCTATTGCACCGGGAAGCGCCAACCTGTAAGTGTGAGGTGCTAGTACTGGATCTTCGCTCATTTGACAGTGTTCGCAGATTTGTGCGTCAGGTGCAGGAAAACCATCCGACGGTGGACGGATTGGTTAACTGTGCCGGAGTTATTTTCCAACCAGGTGGACGTACAGTGGACGGATACGAGCAGCATCTGCAGTGTAACTTTTTGTCTCACTTTCTGCTAACGCAACTGCTTCGACCACAGCTGGTTCGATCGCAGCACGGTGGCCGGGTGGTGAACGTGTCCGCCCATGGATACACTGCCGCCAAGATTGTCGATCGTGCGGATCCACTAAATGTGCGTCAGCTTGATATAAGTGGACGGGATGCTTTTGCGCACTCGAAGTTGGCTATTGTGTTGGCTAGCAGAGTGTTGGCAAGAAAGTTGAGAGCAGAGAGCCATCAAACCACCGTCAACTGCTGCTCACCTGGGTTGGTCCGAGGCACCGGTCATTTGCGTCACTCACCCATCATGAAGGCACTGTTCGCGAAGGTGCTAACCTTTCCATGGATGTGGCTGTTTATGAAGAGTCCGGCACAGGGCGCACACACCATCGTTCGCCTTGTGTCGGATCCGGAACTCGCAAGCTGTAATGGAGACTTTTTCAA CGACTGCGAACGGGTTGAGGTGTCCGAGCTGGCAAAAGACGATGAATTGGCCGAACGTTTGTATCAAGCCGCTCTCAGCGCGGTTGGTTTGAGTGAACCAATGGAGATGGAGCATACCAAAGGAAAGAAGGAGTAA